Part of the Dehalococcoidia bacterium genome, AAAATGGTAGACCTGGGCCTGTTTTGCTTGAAATGAGAAGCGATGCTATGGCTGCAGAAGTAGATAATACAGATGATTATTCAAGTCCAAATCCTGTAATAACATCTCCGAGCCTTTCAGATGTTAAGGATGCTGTTAAGGCTTTAGGCAATGCAAAAAATCCTGTCATCTGGGCAGGACAAGGAATTTTATATGCAGCAGCAACTGAAGAGCTAAAAGAATTTGCAGAGATAATGCAAATTCCAGTAATTACTACTATGCCAGGAAAATCTGCATTTGATGAACGTCATGCCTTATCCCTAGGAGCTGCCAATAGAACCGCTCCTAAAGCTGTATGGTCTTGGCTAAAAGATTCAGACGTTCTTATAGGTTTAGGGGCTAGTTTTTCAAGGACTACATTTGGAATAGATATTCCTGAAGGTAAATTAATAATTCATAACACAAATAATGTTGAAGATATTGATAAAGAATATTCAACAGAAATTGGACTATTAGGGGATGTAAAATCAACTCTTAAAATGCTTATTGATGAAGCAAAAGGAGTTTATGGAGATTCGAGAGCTAAAGATACAAGAATTCTTGAATCAATTGCTCAAGTTAAACAAGAGTGGGAAGCAGACTGGGCTCCTCTATTAAATTCCAACGATGAACCAATAAATCCTTATAGGTTGATTACGGAAATTAACAATGCAGTTGATCATGAAAATACAATAATGACACATGATGCAGGTCATCCTAGAGACCAAATTATGCCTTTCTATCCAGCAACAGTTCCAAACAGTTATATAGGATGGGGTAAATCCACTCATCTTGGCTATGGTTTACCACTTGTAATTGGAGCAAAAATTGCCCACCCCGAAAAGTTTTGTGTAAACTTTATGGGTGATACAGCTTTTGGTCTTTCTGGTTTAGATTTAGAAACTTCAGTTAGGTCTGAAAATCCAATTACAACTATTTTATTAAACAATAGTACAATGGGAGGTTATGACCATCATATGCCTATAGCTATGGAAAGATATGGAGCAGGAAATAATACTGGATCATATACAACAATTGCTGAAGGACTAGGTGCTAAAGGTATATATGTTACAAAACCTGAAGAAATCGTTCCAGCAATTAAAGATGCTCAGAATACAAATAATGATGGGCAAAGTGCACTTATTGAAGTCATCACTCAACAAGAAGGAAGATTTAGCAGATACTATAATGATGAAAGTGTAACAGGTGGGAAAATAATAAAGTAATATGAAAACCTCAGGATTTAGACTATTACAATTAGGTACACCTTGGAGAAACTTATCTTATATTATTGTTGAAACTGACGAAGGTATAAGCGGTATAGGTGAAGCCAGGGTTCTAGGTAAAACCCATACTGTTGCAGAGTATCTAAAAGATGTTGAGCGACACTTTATCGGACATGATCCATTTGACATTGAGTCACTATATCGTAGATTTACCTTACTTGATTTTGGAAAAGCAGGGGAAGTAGTTCACACAGGTTTAGCAATGATAGAAATGGCTTTTTGGGATATCATAGGTAAAGCTACTAATCAGCCTGTTTATAAATTACTTGGAGGAAAAGTCCAAGAAAAAATACAAGCTTATGCTAACGGATGGTATACAGTCGAAAGGAATCCTGATAGTTTCTCTTTAGCAGCATCTAAAGTTGTAGCTAAAGGTTATAAAGCTCTAAAATTTGATCCTTTTGGAAATGGTGATTTAGAACTATCTAGACCAGAACTTTTCAAGTCATTAGAGATAATTGAGGCAGTTTCTGACACAGTTACAGATGATATGCAAATGATGATAGAAATGCATGGAAGATTTGCGGCCCATCAAGCAGTAGAAATAGCAAAAAAAATTGAAGATCTAAATATTGGTTGGATCGAAGAACCAGTTAGACCAAGTGATAATCCAAGTCTAGAAAAAGTAAGGATTCAAACATCTTTACCAATAGCAACAGGAGAAAGGCTTTATGGCGCTTCTGAGTTTAGGGAGATATGGTCAGCAAATAATGTTGATGTAATTCAACCAGACATAACACAATGTGGAGGTATTTTTGAGACAAAAAAAATTGCATCTACAGCTGAAATTTATTCTATAATGGTAGCTCCTCATAATGTTGGAGGTGTCATATCTACATTAGCAGCAATTCATTTATGTTTTACACTAAGAAATGTAAAAATCTTAGAACATTTCAATGATTTTGCTGATCCATTTGTAAAGGATGCTGCAGATTCTTACCCAGAAGTTAAGGATGGCTTTTTTAGCTTACCCGAAAAACCTGGTTGGGGAGTTGAATTAAATGAAGATTTTATTCTTGAACATCCTCCAGAAAAAAATAAAGATGGTATCAATTTAGACCCAGGCTTAAATATGTTTGAAAAAATGGATTGGGCCAAAAGAGGTCAATCTGAGTAAAAAGATAAGGAATGCCATAATAATATGTTCGACTTAATAATTAGTAATGGATGTATTGTTGACGGGTCAGGGAAATCAAGATTCAAGTCCGATATTGGCATTATAAATGAGAAAATTGAATCAATTGGAGACTTAAGAGATAAAGAATCAAATCAAATAATTGACGCAAAAGGATTAATCGTATCACCAGGATTTATTGATTCACATACTCATCATGATGGAGTTTTGTTAAATGATCCACAGCATGCTAGTAGTCTTAG contains:
- a CDS encoding mandelate racemase/muconate lactonizing enzyme family protein — encoded protein: MKTSGFRLLQLGTPWRNLSYIIVETDEGISGIGEARVLGKTHTVAEYLKDVERHFIGHDPFDIESLYRRFTLLDFGKAGEVVHTGLAMIEMAFWDIIGKATNQPVYKLLGGKVQEKIQAYANGWYTVERNPDSFSLAASKVVAKGYKALKFDPFGNGDLELSRPELFKSLEIIEAVSDTVTDDMQMMIEMHGRFAAHQAVEIAKKIEDLNIGWIEEPVRPSDNPSLEKVRIQTSLPIATGERLYGASEFREIWSANNVDVIQPDITQCGGIFETKKIASTAEIYSIMVAPHNVGGVISTLAAIHLCFTLRNVKILEHFNDFADPFVKDAADSYPEVKDGFFSLPEKPGWGVELNEDFILEHPPEKNKDGINLDPGLNMFEKMDWAKRGQSE
- a CDS encoding thiamine pyrophosphate-requiring protein, whose amino-acid sequence is MNGYDAVVDILKKEGFEWIACFPANPLIEAAGKGGLKPIVFRQERGGIMAADGYARMLAKEGKRGVFCSQGGPGIENSFGGFAQAWAEAVPVLYLPAGSPASVAEVKPAFDPQTNFAHITKWCSSITKSSEISTQMRRAMSALKNGRPGPVLLEMRSDAMAAEVDNTDDYSSPNPVITSPSLSDVKDAVKALGNAKNPVIWAGQGILYAAATEELKEFAEIMQIPVITTMPGKSAFDERHALSLGAANRTAPKAVWSWLKDSDVLIGLGASFSRTTFGIDIPEGKLIIHNTNNVEDIDKEYSTEIGLLGDVKSTLKMLIDEAKGVYGDSRAKDTRILESIAQVKQEWEADWAPLLNSNDEPINPYRLITEINNAVDHENTIMTHDAGHPRDQIMPFYPATVPNSYIGWGKSTHLGYGLPLVIGAKIAHPEKFCVNFMGDTAFGLSGLDLETSVRSENPITTILLNNSTMGGYDHHMPIAMERYGAGNNTGSYTTIAEGLGAKGIYVTKPEEIVPAIKDAQNTNNDGQSALIEVITQQEGRFSRYYNDESVTGGKIIK